The Fimbriimonadaceae bacterium nucleotide sequence GTGGGGGGCGCCACCCGTGAGGAACCGCGCCGACAACTTCTCGTTCCAAAAACCCAGCCGCGCCAATCCTTCGAGGGCTTGGCGGAGTTCGGGAAGAAAGAGGACGACGACGGCCACGGGGGCGAGTACCGACGCCTTGTCCAGCAAGGTGTGAAGGGTCCGGAGGTGCAGCCGGTCGCTGACCAGATAGACGACGACAAAGATCCCGATCCCGAACAGGATGCTCCAGGCCCGGCGTCCCTGGACGAGCTTGAGAAGGCGGAACAGGATGAACGCGACCAACAGGATGTCGATCCAGTTGATGAGGGCGTCGGCGGGGTTCCAGAGCCCGGAAAGGCGGGCCCGCAGGGCGTTCAGCTCTTCGTTCAAGCTCGCCGCCAGTTTAGCTTAGTCCAGCCTCGGCCGACCCCCGACTCGACGCCACGCCATAATCTTCCTCGTGGACGAGCCGCCTCTGAGGTCACTGGACGAGGTCCGCGCCGACATCGACGCGGTCGACGACGCGCTGGTCAAGGCCCTCGCGCGGCGGACGGCCCTGACCCAGGAAGTCGGGCGCATCAAGGGCGGCGACAACCGACCTTTCTTCACCCCCGAACGAGAACGGCAGATCTACGAGAAGTTGTCCAAGGTCGAGTCAGGAGCCCTTAAGAAATCCCACCTGATCGCTATCTTTCGGGAGATCATCTCCGCGGGCCGGGCGGCAGAAAAGACCCTGACGATCGCTTTTTGGGGCCCGGTGGGGACGTACAGCCACCAAGCCGCGGTGGAGACGTTCGGGCGGAGCGTCGAACTGCTGCCGGTCGACTCGATCCGCGAGGTGTTCCTTGCCGTGGACCATGGGCAGGCCGACTACGGCCTAGCTCCCATCGAGAACTCCACCGCCGGCGTCATCCCCGAGACCCTCGACATGTTTCCTTCGACTAACGTCAAGATTTGCGCTGAGACATTTATTGAAGTCCACCACCACCTCGGGTCACGGGCGCGGTCTTTGGCCGATGTGAAGCGGGTGTACGCGGGGCCCCAGCCCGCCGCCCAGTGCCGCCACTGGCTGCGTGAGCACGTCCCCCACGCCGAAGTCGTGGACATGGCCCCGACCGCCCGCGCGGCCGAGAAGGCCCTCGAGGACCACACCGGGGCGGCCATCGCCAACCGCCTGTGCTTGGAGACTTACGACCTCGACGTCCTTGCCGACCACATCGAGGACCAGAGCAACAACCGCACGCGGTTCGTCGTCCTCGGCCATAACACGCCAGCCCCGAGCGGCTCGGACAAGACGACCCTGATGTTCAACCTCCGCAACCGGCCGGGCGAGCTTTACGCGGTGTTGGGTTCGTTCAAAAAGCATGGTGTCAACCTGCTCATGATCGAGTCGCGGCCCGCCCAGAGGGCGGCGTTCGAGTACATCTTCTACGTTGACTGCGGGGGCCATCACACCGAACCCCACGTGGCGGACGCTCTGGCCGAGATCCGCGAAGAGGCGATGGAGACCGTCGTGCTCGGCAGCTACCCCAGCCACGACCCGAACCTGTCGAACTAGCCGGCCTGGGTCCTTTGACCGGGCTACTCACCGGTCCTTGTGCGGGGTTGTCTGGAACCTATGAGAAGGCCGACCGACCATCTGAGAGGCGCAACCGCAGAACTCCGGAACGTATGAGACGTCAGAGGCCGGTAAGGAGGGTTGCGGGGCACGTCGGGCCACAGGGGAATCCATGGAAATCAGGGACTACGAATCGGGCAAGCACCTGACCGACGTCGACATCGTTTTGTCGCGCGAGGAGGCCGAAGAACTGAGCGCGTACTTGTCCCGCCTGCTCCTCCGCCCGGAGATCCG carries:
- the pheA gene encoding prephenate dehydratase produces the protein MDEPPLRSLDEVRADIDAVDDALVKALARRTALTQEVGRIKGGDNRPFFTPERERQIYEKLSKVESGALKKSHLIAIFREIISAGRAAEKTLTIAFWGPVGTYSHQAAVETFGRSVELLPVDSIREVFLAVDHGQADYGLAPIENSTAGVIPETLDMFPSTNVKICAETFIEVHHHLGSRARSLADVKRVYAGPQPAAQCRHWLREHVPHAEVVDMAPTARAAEKALEDHTGAAIANRLCLETYDLDVLADHIEDQSNNRTRFVVLGHNTPAPSGSDKTTLMFNLRNRPGELYAVLGSFKKHGVNLLMIESRPAQRAAFEYIFYVDCGGHHTEPHVADALAEIREEAMETVVLGSYPSHDPNLSN